The following are encoded in a window of Bacillus xiapuensis genomic DNA:
- a CDS encoding response regulator transcription factor, which translates to MKTILLVDDEARMLDLLAIYLAPFYRCVQVNSGVKAIEYMKTDHADLILLDVMMPELDGWGTCRQIRELSDVPVIMLTARNEKADVVKGLRIGADDYVTKPFDEAELLARIEAVIRRGKGKSKTKIEFKKLVWDEEKHELTYKGNGIQVTPKEFSLLGLLLSHPNKVFSRAHLIEAIWGNDAFTEDRTVDSHIRNIREKLRQVNFPVDSHLTTVWGVGYKWTAKKEYV; encoded by the coding sequence ATGAAAACAATCTTACTGGTGGATGATGAAGCAAGGATGCTGGATTTGCTTGCGATTTACCTCGCGCCGTTTTATCGGTGTGTTCAAGTGAATTCTGGTGTGAAGGCCATTGAATATATGAAAACGGATCATGCGGATCTTATTCTGTTAGATGTGATGATGCCAGAATTGGATGGCTGGGGCACCTGCAGACAAATCAGAGAGCTCTCAGATGTTCCTGTTATTATGTTGACCGCAAGAAATGAGAAGGCTGATGTTGTCAAGGGATTGCGAATCGGAGCGGATGATTATGTAACCAAACCGTTTGATGAAGCAGAGCTGCTTGCGCGAATTGAAGCCGTCATTCGGCGAGGGAAAGGGAAGAGCAAGACAAAAATAGAATTTAAAAAGCTGGTATGGGATGAGGAGAAGCATGAATTAACTTACAAGGGAAATGGAATTCAGGTCACTCCAAAAGAGTTCTCCTTGCTGGGGCTACTGCTGTCGCACCCAAATAAAGTTTTTTCAAGAGCTCATTTAATTGAAGCTATTTGGGGAAATGATGCTTTTACAGAAGATCGGACGGTCGATTCACATATTCGTAATATCCGCGAGAAATTAAGACAGGTGAACTTCCCGGTGGATTCGCATCTAACGACCGTTTGGGGAGTAGGCTATAAGTGGACGGCCAAGAAGGAATATGTATAA
- a CDS encoding DUF302 domain-containing protein, translating into MFHYTKEVSVSMKEAITKLEESLKSEKFGVLWQLDLKDKLHEKGVNLDQRCKVLEVCNPHEAKKVLEEESLAAYFLPCKIVVYEENGQTKIGMPKPTALIEMLENQNLKEIAADIEKRLIGCIDAV; encoded by the coding sequence ATGTTTCACTATACGAAAGAAGTCTCGGTTTCAATGAAGGAAGCGATCACCAAGTTGGAAGAGTCTTTAAAAAGTGAAAAATTTGGTGTGTTATGGCAGCTGGATCTTAAAGATAAGCTCCATGAAAAAGGCGTAAACCTTGATCAGAGATGTAAGGTGCTTGAGGTATGCAACCCGCATGAAGCGAAAAAAGTACTCGAAGAAGAAAGTCTGGCAGCCTATTTTCTTCCATGCAAAATCGTCGTCTATGAAGAGAACGGCCAAACAAAAATCGGAATGCCGAAACCAACGGCACTTATCGAAATGCTCGAAAATCAAAACCTGAAAGAAATTGCCGCAGATATTGAGAAAAGACTGATTGGCTGTATTGATGCGGTCTAG
- a CDS encoding DUF817 domain-containing protein encodes MGALKQLVRFGWEQALSCLFPAVIFASLALTQIMPFPFLPRYDWMLIICLLMQWWMVRSGLETRDELKVITLFHVIGLALELFKVHMGSWSYPEEGYFKIFGVPLYSGFMYASVASYLCQAWRRLKVELVKWPPLVAVVPLAAMIYLNFFTHHYWMDVRWWLSGIVIMVFWQSWVKYEVGGIRYRMPLALSFVLIGFFIWIAENIATFFGAWEYPNQTDAWSLVHLGKVSSWLLLVIVSFLIVATLKQVKGESSNKINTSRLL; translated from the coding sequence ATGGGAGCACTAAAACAACTCGTTCGTTTTGGCTGGGAGCAGGCCCTATCATGTTTGTTTCCTGCCGTTATTTTTGCTTCTTTGGCTTTGACGCAAATCATGCCATTTCCCTTCCTGCCAAGGTATGACTGGATGCTCATCATCTGTCTTTTGATGCAGTGGTGGATGGTGCGTTCTGGGCTTGAAACGCGGGATGAATTAAAGGTCATCACATTGTTCCATGTGATTGGGCTTGCTCTCGAACTTTTTAAGGTACATATGGGTTCCTGGTCTTATCCAGAGGAAGGATATTTTAAAATTTTTGGAGTGCCTTTGTATAGCGGTTTTATGTACGCAAGTGTAGCGAGTTATCTGTGTCAAGCGTGGAGAAGGCTAAAGGTTGAACTGGTTAAGTGGCCACCGCTTGTGGCAGTTGTGCCTCTTGCAGCTATGATTTATTTGAATTTTTTCACTCACCATTACTGGATGGATGTCCGCTGGTGGTTATCTGGGATTGTCATTATGGTTTTTTGGCAATCATGGGTCAAATACGAGGTTGGTGGAATTCGTTACCGTATGCCACTTGCACTTTCTTTTGTGCTGATCGGTTTTTTTATCTGGATTGCTGAAAATATCGCAACGTTTTTTGGGGCTTGGGAATACCCAAACCAAACCGATGCATGGAGTCTCGTTCATTTGGGAAAGGTGAGTTCATGGCTCTTATTAGTGATTGTTAGCTTTCTTATCGTAGCGACATTAAAGCAAGTGAAGGGAGAAAGCTCTAATAAAATAAATACAAGTCGACTTTTATAA
- a CDS encoding RNA polymerase sigma factor: MNIEDVYQEYASFVYKYLLTLTNDAQFSEELTQETFYQAIKSIDHFHDHGKAKFSTWLCAIAKNVWLQELNREKKRNQLANSLSEEDATTYNLEEEFFKNEDKINFFKQAHKLSEKKREILYLRLLGDLSFKEIGAIFGESETWARVTFYRAKQELRKGDISNES, encoded by the coding sequence GTGAATATAGAAGATGTCTATCAGGAATATGCGAGCTTTGTCTATAAATACTTATTAACCCTGACAAATGATGCTCAATTCTCTGAAGAATTAACGCAAGAGACATTTTATCAAGCGATTAAGTCTATCGATCACTTTCACGATCATGGAAAAGCAAAGTTTTCTACGTGGTTATGTGCTATTGCGAAAAATGTCTGGCTGCAAGAACTAAATCGCGAAAAGAAAAGAAATCAGTTAGCAAATTCACTCAGTGAAGAAGATGCCACAACGTATAACTTAGAAGAAGAGTTTTTTAAGAATGAGGATAAAATTAATTTTTTCAAACAAGCACATAAACTGAGTGAGAAAAAGCGGGAAATTCTTTATCTGAGGTTATTAGGAGATCTATCCTTTAAGGAGATAGGTGCCATTTTTGGAGAATCGGAGACTTGGGCCAGAGTAACATTTTATCGGGCAAAACAAGAACTGCGAAAGGGTGATATAAGCAATGAATCATGA
- a CDS encoding zf-HC2 domain-containing protein, whose amino-acid sequence MNHDVFKDLAPNYIEKLTSEETNKQMEKHMEQCEECREYIKGMQEDLSVKRTREYKKENRNIDYLKKVRSKNRKKIFTIAGSLVSLFLILSIGYYVLFVHMWIADKNNVDTSIQQKGATVTVSFQSKQDNRYLVAMRHEEKQGYIDGIIIYENWNIFSDSKLNQFSELAKARQNGDSITYTFLDENTLLLDNGEKKKLTDEDKIRIQYKDSAKEIRLKDLYNAKNSR is encoded by the coding sequence ATGAATCATGATGTTTTTAAAGATTTAGCACCAAATTATATCGAAAAGTTAACAAGTGAAGAAACCAATAAGCAGATGGAAAAGCATATGGAACAATGTGAAGAATGCCGTGAGTATATAAAGGGAATGCAGGAAGACTTGTCAGTAAAACGTACTCGCGAATACAAAAAGGAAAATAGAAACATTGATTATTTAAAAAAGGTACGTTCAAAAAACAGGAAAAAGATTTTTACTATTGCAGGATCACTCGTTTCTCTTTTTCTTATTCTGTCCATTGGTTACTATGTCCTCTTTGTTCACATGTGGATAGCAGATAAAAATAATGTGGACACAAGCATCCAACAAAAAGGAGCAACCGTAACGGTTTCCTTTCAATCCAAACAGGACAATCGATATCTTGTAGCTATGAGACACGAAGAGAAACAGGGTTATATCGATGGGATTATCATTTATGAGAATTGGAATATTTTTAGTGATTCGAAACTCAATCAATTTTCAGAATTAGCAAAGGCTCGTCAAAATGGAGACAGCATCACCTATACTTTCTTGGATGAAAACACTTTATTATTGGACAATGGTGAAAAAAAGAAATTAACAGATGAAGATAAAATACGGATTCAATACAAAGACAGTGCGAAAGAAATACGATTAAAGGATTTATATAACGCTAAGAATAGCCGTTAA
- a CDS encoding ABC transporter ATP-binding protein, whose translation MTLEIKSITKGFENTTVLKDISLVLEPGVYGLLGANGSGKTTFMRIICGVMKADKGSIIYNGENTNEKPDFFRAVLGFLPQDFRYYPEFTGLKFLLYMAALKEIDNQKAKEKCNELLHLVGLEDVKNKKIKKYSGGMKQRLGIAQAMINDPKVLILDEPTVGLDPKERVRFRNLISSFSKEKIIILSTHIVSDVEYIADEILMLNHGKIENRGSATELVKEIEGQVWECVVQPAAAREMRTKYVVSNEKHEAEGMTLRIVSKEQPIENAKKVQPTLEDLYLYYIR comes from the coding sequence ATGACTTTAGAAATCAAAAGTATAACAAAAGGATTTGAAAATACAACGGTATTAAAGGACATTTCCCTCGTGCTTGAACCAGGTGTTTATGGCTTGCTTGGAGCAAACGGCTCAGGGAAAACGACATTCATGCGTATTATTTGCGGCGTAATGAAGGCGGATAAGGGTTCCATTATTTACAATGGTGAAAACACGAATGAGAAGCCCGATTTCTTTCGGGCTGTACTGGGGTTCTTGCCTCAGGACTTTCGATATTACCCTGAATTTACAGGACTCAAATTTTTATTATATATGGCAGCGTTAAAAGAAATAGACAATCAAAAGGCTAAAGAGAAGTGTAATGAATTATTACATTTGGTGGGGTTAGAAGATGTAAAAAATAAAAAAATCAAGAAATACTCAGGTGGTATGAAACAGCGTTTAGGCATTGCACAAGCCATGATAAACGATCCCAAAGTACTGATTTTAGATGAACCCACAGTTGGGTTAGACCCAAAAGAAAGGGTTCGGTTTAGAAACCTAATCAGCTCCTTTTCAAAAGAAAAAATTATTATCCTATCCACTCATATTGTTTCGGATGTTGAATATATTGCGGATGAAATTTTAATGTTGAATCACGGAAAAATTGAAAACAGAGGAAGCGCGACAGAACTTGTGAAAGAAATTGAAGGACAGGTTTGGGAATGTGTTGTGCAGCCAGCCGCTGCCAGAGAAATGAGAACAAAATATGTGGTGAGTAATGAGAAACATGAAGCCGAAGGAATGACTTTACGAATTGTCTCGAAAGAACAGCCGATAGAGAATGCGAAAAAGGTTC